From the genome of Neomonachus schauinslandi chromosome 1, ASM220157v2, whole genome shotgun sequence:
GATAAGCTGtgtgctctccctgcccctccctgacccGTGTGCCGTGTCCCGTCCCCAGACTCCCTAGGCCTCTCCGGGAGGGCGGAGGACACGGAGGCCCAGCGGGAACAGCTCTACCAGCAGAGCCGAGCCTACGTCACCATGAATCAGCGGCTGCAGCAGGCGGGCGCTGGGCTGAAGCAGAAGTGTGAGGAGCTGTGGCGAGCTGGTGAGGAGCTGGAACGTGACGTCAGCCAGATGAAGCAAGTGGCGCTGCCGGGAGCCATGGCTGCCTCCTTGGGCTGAGCGGTCCGCTTGCTTGCCTGCCCTGGGCAGGGCGCCCCCCGGCTCCCCGTGACACCTGACCTGGCACAGCTTAGGCCTCCGGGTCCCATGGTCCGGGCGTGCCCGGTACCCAGAGAGCCCCCGGGACACAGCCGGGCACGGGCGCCTCTCTGGGGGTCAGGCCTGGGACCTGGTGTGGATGCTGCTCACCCCGGGGCCGTGAATCCCAGACGGGACTTCACGTGGGGTTCCCAGCACCCGAGGGCCAGGCCGtccaccctcctctccttccctctgaggACCCCGCTTCCCCGCATCGTCCCCAATAGACTGAGCTGGTGGGACCCACTCTGCTGCCTCTGTCCATCTCTGCCTGAACTGCAGGGCCCCTGAGATTCCCGAGGAGGCGGGGGTTCTGTTCCCTCCACCACAGTGGCTGTGGCTACGAGAGGAGCTTTGCCCGGCAGGGCCCAGATGTGAGATGGGGCCTCTGGCGGGTGCCGCCCCTGAGGACCCCGAGCACCCTGACCTAAGGTGTGGGCGCTCCCACAGGGCAGGTTCACAGTCGGGGTGCGGGGCCGGCCTGGGAGCTGTGGGACTGCATCACACGGGGCTCCTGGCCGGGCTCCGTGAGGACAAGCTGGCCCATCTCCCACACGAGCCCTTGTTGGCTGCCTCCATCCTGGCAAGCTTCAcctgtgggtgggtgtgggggccGTGGAACAGAAACACATCTTGAAAAGGGCTTTTCACCCTAGAAGGCAGACTTTCAGAAGACCAGGGCAACAGTGGCTGCAAGAGGCATCACAGAAGCGAGGCTGCTTGGGGGTATCCCcactgagcccctcaggtgcaATCTGCTCTGTACCCGGTCCCCTGCACAGTGCCTCTGTGAGCTGCCCctctcctggggtccctggaagCTCCGGGGTGGCATGGTGGGGCATCCGGAGgtgtttctctttccctgaagaaggggagtctgcttaagcCTGAGAGACCCCTAAAACTGGGAACCAGAAAGGAGGCCTGGGGGCACAGGTGTACAGAAAGCCCAGGCTTGGCTCCCGAGATGGCAGTGGACCCAAGACCGCCCTGTCCAGGCTGGGCCCCCTCGCGCATCAGCACCCTTCCACAGCTAACAGCCCGCCCGGTGCGAGGCGCTTCACCCCTCCCTGCTTGGCCCTGGTCTCCAGGTGCTGCTGACTCTGGGGTGCTGTCTGCTCTCCGGAGCCCCCCCAGGGGTCAGGCGGGGGCGCGCTTGCTGACCTCCCTGTGCTGCCGTCCCGGGGCCAGGCCACACTCCAGCTCTGCCCCCAGGGACCTGGCCGAGGAGGATT
Proteins encoded in this window:
- the C1H19orf25 gene encoding UPF0449 protein C19orf25 homolog isoform X1, which gives rise to MGSKAKKRVVLPTRPAPPTVEQILEDVRGAPSDDPVFAALALEDSLGLSGRAEDTEAQREQLYQQSRAYVTMNQRLQQAGAGLKQKCEELWRAEGRLSEDQGNSGCKRHHRSEAAWGYPH
- the C1H19orf25 gene encoding UPF0449 protein C19orf25 homolog isoform X2, encoding MGSKAKKRVVLPTRPAPPTVEQILEDVRGAPSDDPVFAALALEDSLGLSGRAEDTEAQREQLYQQSRAYVTMNQRLQQAGAGLKQKCEELWRAGEELERDVSQMKQVALPGAMAASLG